In a single window of the Saccharothrix australiensis genome:
- a CDS encoding L-erythro-3,5-diaminohexanoate dehydrogenase, whose translation MTSPYGLHRVVEPAGVLPQQAWRLDATPECGADEVVVDVERLNLDAASFRQLREEHGPDVRRAVLDIVAERGKLHNPVTGSGGMLLGTVRAVGPDSPLGLRVGDRIATLVSLTLTPLRITDGLASWDGTTEQAPCAGTAVLFGRSIAAVLPADLPDALALSVLDVCGAPALTDRVVRRRAATSVLVLGGGGKSGSLSLAAARRAGAARLVALVPTPAEADLVTRSGLADEVVVADARDPVAVRAAVGRPVDVTVVCVDVPGCEHGAILATADGGAVVFFSMATSFPAAALGAEGLAADVEMLVGNGYVPGHAAFALDLVRAEPAVRSLFEHRQTAQA comes from the coding sequence ATGACTTCGCCGTACGGTCTGCACCGCGTCGTCGAGCCCGCCGGTGTCCTGCCGCAGCAGGCGTGGCGGCTGGACGCGACACCGGAGTGCGGCGCGGACGAGGTCGTGGTGGACGTCGAGCGGCTCAACCTCGACGCCGCGTCGTTCCGGCAGCTGCGCGAGGAGCACGGGCCGGACGTGCGGCGGGCGGTGCTCGACATCGTCGCCGAGCGCGGCAAGCTGCACAACCCCGTGACCGGGTCCGGCGGGATGCTGCTCGGCACCGTCCGCGCCGTCGGCCCCGACTCGCCGCTGGGCCTGCGGGTGGGCGACCGGATCGCCACCCTGGTGTCGCTGACCCTCACGCCGCTGCGCATCACCGACGGCCTCGCGTCCTGGGACGGCACGACCGAGCAGGCGCCGTGCGCGGGCACCGCGGTGCTGTTCGGGCGGTCGATCGCCGCCGTGCTGCCCGCCGACCTGCCCGACGCGCTGGCGCTGTCGGTGCTCGACGTGTGCGGCGCGCCCGCCCTCACCGACCGGGTCGTGCGCCGCCGCGCCGCGACGTCCGTGCTGGTGCTGGGCGGCGGCGGGAAGTCGGGCTCGCTGTCGCTGGCCGCCGCCCGCCGCGCCGGCGCGGCCCGCCTGGTGGCGCTGGTGCCGACCCCGGCCGAGGCGGACCTGGTGACCCGGTCCGGGCTGGCCGACGAGGTGGTGGTCGCCGACGCCCGCGACCCCGTCGCGGTGCGGGCCGCGGTGGGCCGCCCGGTCGACGTCACCGTGGTGTGCGTGGACGTGCCCGGCTGCGAGCACGGCGCGATCCTCGCGACGGCCGACGGCGGCGCGGTGGTGTTCTTCTCGATGGCCACCTCGTTCCCCGCCGCCGCGCTGGGCGCGGAAGGGCTCGCCGCCGACGTGGAGATGCTCGTCGGCAACGGCTACGTGCCCGGTCACGCCGCGTTCGCGCTCGACCTGGTGCGGGCGGAACCTGCCGTGCGGTCGCTGTTCGAGCACCGGCAGACTGCACAGGCGTGA
- a CDS encoding amidohydrolase, whose protein sequence is MAITDGTVVWLGRDEVGRALHPDAEVVDLAGAWVAPAFVDAHVHATSAGLLLTGLDLTGCRSLPELLAAVRAAEGPVVWGHGWDETRWPENRPPTRAELDEAAGGAAVYLSRVDVHSALASTALVDRAPAARAADGWSPDGPLSRAAHHHVRAAAKDAIPAARRRAAQDAFLRHAASRGIASVHECAGPDISSRDDLADLLSAAHGPEVVGYWGGTEPVDLPVRGLAGDLFVDGALGSRTAALRSPYADADTSGALYLTAGEIAEHLVACTRAGLQGGFHVIGDAAMAAVVEGFERAAAVVGAPALAARRHRLEHVEMVDAEQAAKLGAWGVVASVQPLFDREWGGPSGMYAQRLGVERGTALNPFARLASAGLVLAFGSDAPVTDVDPWAAIRAAVRHRTDGHGISPRAAFNAHTRGGWRAAGVDDGVTGTLQPGAPATYAVWEVGELEVTAPDSRVQRWSTDPRSGVPGLPSLDDTPTCLRTVLRGRTIYERQ, encoded by the coding sequence ATGGCGATCACCGACGGCACCGTGGTGTGGCTGGGCCGCGACGAGGTGGGCCGCGCCCTGCACCCGGACGCCGAGGTGGTGGACCTGGCCGGCGCGTGGGTCGCGCCCGCGTTCGTCGACGCGCACGTCCACGCCACCTCCGCGGGCCTGCTGCTCACCGGCCTGGACCTGACCGGCTGCCGCTCGCTGCCCGAACTGCTGGCCGCGGTGCGCGCCGCCGAGGGCCCGGTGGTGTGGGGCCACGGCTGGGACGAGACGCGCTGGCCGGAGAACCGCCCGCCGACCCGCGCCGAGCTGGACGAGGCCGCCGGGGGCGCGGCCGTGTACCTCTCGCGCGTCGACGTGCACTCGGCGCTGGCGTCCACGGCGCTGGTCGACCGCGCGCCCGCCGCCCGCGCCGCCGACGGCTGGTCGCCCGACGGCCCGCTGTCCCGCGCCGCGCACCACCACGTGCGGGCCGCGGCCAAGGACGCCATCCCCGCGGCGCGCCGCCGCGCCGCCCAGGACGCCTTCCTGCGGCACGCCGCGTCGCGCGGCATCGCGTCGGTGCACGAGTGCGCCGGACCGGACATCTCCAGCCGCGACGACCTGGCCGACCTGCTGTCGGCCGCGCACGGCCCCGAGGTCGTCGGCTACTGGGGCGGCACGGAACCGGTCGACCTGCCCGTGCGCGGCCTGGCCGGCGACCTGTTCGTGGACGGCGCGCTGGGCTCGCGCACGGCCGCGCTGCGCTCGCCCTACGCCGACGCCGACACCTCCGGCGCGCTGTACCTGACCGCGGGCGAGATCGCCGAGCACCTGGTGGCGTGCACCCGCGCCGGCCTCCAGGGCGGCTTCCACGTCATCGGCGACGCCGCGATGGCCGCCGTCGTCGAGGGCTTCGAGCGGGCCGCCGCCGTGGTCGGCGCGCCCGCGCTGGCCGCCCGCCGCCACCGCCTGGAGCACGTCGAGATGGTCGACGCCGAGCAGGCCGCGAAGCTGGGCGCGTGGGGCGTGGTCGCGTCCGTGCAGCCCCTGTTCGACCGCGAGTGGGGCGGGCCGTCGGGCATGTACGCCCAGCGCCTCGGCGTCGAGCGCGGCACGGCGCTCAACCCCTTCGCGCGGCTCGCGAGCGCCGGCCTGGTGCTCGCCTTCGGCTCGGACGCGCCGGTGACGGACGTCGACCCCTGGGCGGCGATCCGCGCCGCCGTCCGCCACCGCACCGACGGGCACGGCATCTCACCGCGCGCCGCGTTCAACGCCCACACCCGCGGCGGTTGGCGCGCCGCCGGCGTCGACGACGGCGTCACCGGCACGTTGCAGCCGGGCGCGCCCGCCACCTACGCGGTGTGGGAGGTGGGCGAGCTGGAGGTCACCGCGCCCGACTCGCGGGTGCAGCGCTGGTCCACCGACCCGCGCTCGGGCGTGCCGGGCCTGCCGTCGTTGGACGACACCCCGACGTGCCTGCGCACCGTGCTCCGCGGCCGGACGATCTACGAGAGGCAGTGA
- a CDS encoding lysine 5,6-aminomutase subunit alpha, protein MALLDLDPVLVATARRLAAEAAEPVVALARAHTTVAVERATLRLAGIAGADTTHRAGDVPWVNRVVDTVREHCGLAHGAALPVFHALLEHDLASLTELAEATAAGQVRYTLPTGRDRTRAEAAARAAVADGIRTVDRNRAERDRLVARLGDPPRRPWIYLIVATGDIDEDVVQARNAARAGADVIAVIRSTGQSLLDYVPEGATHHGFAGTYATQENFRIMRAALDEVSEEVGRYVRLTNYASGLCMPEIAVLAGLQRLDMMLNDSMYGILFRDINPVRTFVDQRFSRQVHARAGIVINTGEDNYLTTDDAVDAAHTVTVSQLLNERFAHEAGLPDHLLGLGHAFEIDPAVPESFRLELAHALLARELFPDAPLKWMPPTKHMTGDVFKGYLLDGFFNLAGVLTGQSILLVGMMTEAVATPFLSDRDLALANVRYVLDAAGGLREDFRPAPDGLIATRARRVLGEAVDLLARIVDHGLLRAIADGTFGLMRRPADGGKGADGVVAKADGYHNPASDLLEAR, encoded by the coding sequence ATGGCGTTGCTCGACCTGGACCCCGTGCTGGTCGCCACCGCGCGCCGGCTGGCCGCCGAGGCCGCCGAGCCCGTGGTGGCGCTCGCCAGGGCGCACACCACGGTGGCGGTCGAGCGCGCGACGCTGCGCCTGGCCGGCATCGCCGGCGCGGACACCACCCACCGCGCCGGCGACGTGCCGTGGGTCAACCGGGTCGTCGACACCGTCCGCGAGCACTGCGGCCTGGCGCACGGCGCGGCGCTGCCGGTGTTCCACGCCCTGCTCGAACACGACCTGGCCTCGCTCACCGAGCTGGCCGAGGCCACCGCGGCCGGCCAGGTCCGCTACACCCTGCCCACCGGCCGCGACCGGACCCGCGCCGAGGCCGCCGCCCGCGCCGCCGTCGCCGACGGCATCCGCACCGTCGACCGGAACCGGGCCGAGCGCGACCGGCTGGTCGCCCGGCTCGGCGACCCGCCCCGCCGGCCCTGGATCTACCTCATCGTCGCCACCGGCGACATCGACGAGGACGTCGTGCAGGCCCGCAACGCCGCCCGCGCCGGCGCCGACGTCATCGCCGTCATCCGCTCCACCGGCCAGTCCCTGCTGGACTACGTGCCCGAGGGCGCCACGCACCACGGGTTCGCCGGCACCTACGCCACCCAGGAGAACTTCCGCATCATGCGGGCCGCGCTGGACGAGGTGTCCGAGGAGGTCGGCCGCTACGTGCGGCTGACCAACTACGCGTCGGGCCTGTGCATGCCGGAGATCGCGGTGCTGGCCGGGCTCCAGCGGCTGGACATGATGCTCAACGACTCCATGTACGGCATCCTGTTCCGCGACATCAACCCCGTGCGCACCTTCGTCGACCAGCGGTTCTCCCGGCAGGTGCACGCGCGCGCCGGCATCGTGATCAACACCGGCGAGGACAACTACCTCACCACCGACGACGCCGTCGACGCCGCGCACACCGTCACCGTGTCGCAGCTGCTCAACGAGCGCTTCGCGCACGAGGCCGGGCTGCCCGACCACCTGCTGGGCCTCGGGCACGCGTTCGAGATCGACCCGGCGGTGCCCGAGTCGTTCCGGCTGGAGCTGGCGCACGCGCTGCTGGCCCGTGAGCTGTTCCCGGACGCGCCGCTGAAGTGGATGCCGCCGACCAAGCACATGACCGGCGACGTGTTCAAGGGCTACCTGCTCGACGGGTTCTTCAACCTGGCCGGCGTGCTGACCGGCCAGAGCATCCTGCTGGTCGGCATGATGACCGAGGCCGTGGCGACGCCGTTCCTGTCCGACCGGGACCTCGCGCTGGCCAACGTCCGGTACGTGCTCGACGCGGCGGGCGGGCTGCGCGAGGACTTCCGGCCCGCGCCCGACGGCCTGATCGCCACCCGCGCCCGGCGGGTGCTGGGCGAGGCGGTCGACCTGCTCGCGCGGATCGTCGACCACGGCCTGCTGAGGGCCATCGCGGACGGCACGTTCGGGCTGATGCGCCGCCCCGCCGACGGCGGCAAGGGCGCCGACGGCGTGGTGGCCAAGGCCGACGGCTACCACAACCCGGCCTCGGACCTGCTGGAGGCGCGGTGA